aaactaattttaatgaCCAGAAATCTAAAACTTTCAGTTCACAGGTGGATGATATTCACCAAAAAAGGTTGgttttacttctttctttttttctacagtaaGTCAGACTTTGAGCAAATTGGGGCTCATTGAATACTGCATGAATACATTAAGTATACCCTTGTTtagcttcttcttcctcttttttattttctttttttactgtggtGCCATAAAAGCAGCACATAGGTCTGATGTGACCTTCACAGGTATACACGCTCCTGACCTCTGGGACCTGAAACATTCAGGCATATTTTCCACCTGTGTGTCCTATTCTCCACACGTGTTTTACTCCACAGGGGTTACAGCAGCTCGTTCAAACAATTAGAATTTGAAGGAGGGGAAATACTGATACCTGGAGGACAGATGGACACCATTGCCACTTGTTTTATCAcctgttctgtgtttgtttgtgtgccatTGGTAAAGCGACCTGGAGTTATCGACCTAACCTGCGTAAAAACATATGATCAGTTTATAAAATAGTTGCCTGCACAACCAACTATACAACACCAATCTGCcacttacatactgtatatacatatatatatgaaaagaaTAGGTATACCCTTACTAAAGTAAAATAGTAAATTCACGTGGTAAATATTGCCACCTAGTGGCCAGGACTCTTCTAGTGGCGCTTTCGTTCCTGTCACATGACTCACTTCTTCTCTTCCGGGCCGGACAAATAAAATAGGAAGGTCAGTGTCGTCATTTTCAACCGCTTTATGAAACGCAAGCCTTAAACAGCCTTTACATTTCAATTCCGTTACAATTTCTCTAACGAATTAAATACGCCGACTGCGGAGGACTACATACATGAAATCGAAGTTGTTAAAAGGCACACAACGTTACAAAGTTTTCCCTACGCGACATTACATCTTCTGTTGGTGACGTAGCTGTCTCGTCCTCCGTGTTCCTTGTAGGATGGCAGCGCGGGAACTATAGTAGCAGTGCAGATGTAATGGTAAAAGTTATTGGAAATAACACAATCTAGCCAAACAAACGGTTATGGATTCCTCGGAGGTAGAGTTCCTCGCCGAGAAAGAGATGGTGAAGATAATACCAAATTTCAGTTTAGACAGGATCTATTTGATTGGGGTAAGTAGATAGTAACGTTTGTCATGTCGTTATTTTACACGGTTAAACAGTCGGCCAGATAGTTATAACTTAAACAACGTTAACCGCATTAACCTAAGCTCAATAGCTATCGCTAGCAAATGCCAAAACTTACAGTCTGTTGACGAGTTGTCTTACATTTAGGATACCGGGTTGCTACTTTAACGTTAAATAATGGCTCACTAACGTTAGTGTAACGTAATACGTTGAGCCAAATCATTAGTTAGCTGTAGCGAATCGACACACGCTAATATTTATTATGCTAATAGAGATGGGAGACAGTTGGCTCCCTGTGTAAACTGCTATGTCgattaaatgtgtctgtgtgctctCAGGGCGACCTGGGTCCTTTCAACCCCGGCCTGCCTGTAGATGTTCCTGTGTGGCTGGCCCTCAACttgaaacagagacagaaatgtaGAGTTGTTCCTCCTGCGTGGATGGATGTTGGTAAGATATGAAATTACAGTGCATACAACTTTTCGTCATGTTTTTAAGCGGCCAGGATAGTTAAGGGGGTGGATTGCTGTTGACTTTAATTCTGAATTGAACTTTTTATATGGACTGGTATCAAATAGAGGTATCAACGTGTTACATTGAGTGACATAACTGAAACCCAGGATTCCCAAGTTTTTCATGGCTGCATCGTTCAGTCACACGGAAAATGGCTGCCAGGCTTGTGCACCATTTTAACCATAAGCCTGTATCTAGTATCCTTGGAAACGTTGGGATTTCCActaaaataaacttgtttgtttgtctgtttgtttcattaatagtacataaatgcacacagatGAAGAGAGGAGATCAGTGTTATAGGAAGTCCCCGGGCCttcctatatatatatcttaaatCCTAATAAGAGCTGGTACAAGGCAAACTGGAGCCCTTTTTCTAAAAGTCAATAATTCCCTAAATCATATAGGCTCTTAACCTTATTCAAACAGCAGTAAATAGGGCATTTGTTGCAGACTTTGCGCTAGTGAGTGTTTACAGCAGCAGGGCAGTGTATGTGGGACTGACTCAAAAGGAAATCTAGTTTTCATGTCCATCATAATGCTGGAATATGTCAGGCAGTGGAACATTGTGGCttaatggtgttttttaattgtgtttggaCAGCAATGCCGGTCTAAGGAAGAATAAGATAAATCAGGCTTTGCCGCTGGCTTTATTTGTTTGTAGGACCAACTCATTGCCTAAGGAAACCTGTGAAATACTGCCAGCCTTatgctttaaatatttcagaTGTCCCGTCCTATTTCACTCCTCCATGTTGGGTGAGCACAGTAACCAGCAATACAGATAGAGAATCTTTAGCACAAGATGCTATAAATACTGGAATCGGAACGTCTATATCTGAGTGATATCGACATTTATGCAGATTTCTTCCATCTGTCAATGTGGttcattaaatatgaaaaaaataggGTATCCTGTAGCTATTGTCACATATTCCGctttttatcatgtttatttactgtttttactGTCCTGGTGTTGATACTGTGCAGAGAAACTGGAGGAGATGCGAGAGCttgaaaggaaagaggaaaccTTTACGCCTGTTCCCAGTCCTTACTACATGGAGCTGACAAAACTGCTACTGAACCAGTGAGTCATCTAAACTGAAGTAACCCCCTACATCTCGTCTTGCGCATGGTGTTTACGGTAATCAAACGCTCCCTTACGTTatggtttgtgtgtctctgtagtGCGTCTGACAACATCCCCAAAGCAGATGAGATCCGCACGCTGGTCAAAGACATCTGGGACACACGGATTGCCAAACTCCGCCTCTCCGCCGATAGCTTCATCAGTCAGCTGGAGGCTCATGCCAAGGTCAAACTAATCTCGAAATATCACACACTCAGCATTTAGTTTCCACACACTGTAAACAGGATATTGCAAAGCTGCAACAATTGGTCAAATGATTGAATAGTCAATGGGCAGACACTAATtcaactttgtttgtttttttacattaaaatgccaAAGATTCTGTAGTTTtagcttcttaaatgttttttgttttactggaTTTCTTACTGTGATAGTAAACTGGTTATAATTTTGAAATTTAGgttcaaagaaaacaagcaatatGAAGATATAACCCTAAGAATGTGGGATGGGCATTGGGTATtttctgacagttttgttgGACTTAACGATTAACTGATTAATTGCAAATATAACCGACAGACtaatgaacaataaaaaaatgcaatacatGAACAGTGTCATTTGAAATAGCTACTGAAGGCTGCGTTGAAATTCAAGAAAAATGTAAGCACTTTGGAATTATTCCCTGCTCCAAAAAACATCTCTAAGGGATGAAAAGCTGAACATACATTAGGTATAGTTGAACCTTGGAgtgctgtgtttgtttcttattCAGCAGGATAAACAGTGAGTGATCATTTATCCCCTCATCTTGTGGCCCCACTGCTTAATGTTTTCCCGTCATATGTAAGATTCAGCATATATGAGCACAGGCATTCAAAGCCGTCATTACAGAAACTATGTTAGTTTTACCTGTTTTAAAACTGAGCATGTCTCCTGTCTCACtcttcttccttccctcctATAGCTGGACAACCTGACTCTGATGGAGATCAACACCATACGAGCGTTCCTGCTTGACTCTCTCAACTGCATGTACAAACTACGTTCCAATCTGCAGCCTGGTTCAAGCAAGGGACAGTTCACGGATTACTGATTCACAAGATGAGACCTGCGGCACAGGTTTAGATCTGGACTGAACAGCTGATCAGCCTCGGACTGAGGTTTTTACTTTCCCACCGGACCACTCATTACTCAAGACTGTTTTCTCAGAGACTGAATTCATAAGATTTGTGTTACTGGATGATTAATACATGGATGCCCGCTGTAGTTAAAAACTGCCACCATTTGTATGTCAGTaagtatcaaaataaatgtatttgtgtgtattccTAAGGTATGCAAgtattctctttttattttatttaaaaaataaatatttttttcctggacaaacaagacatttgataaAGTCACTGTGGGCATTTTGAGGAgaatttttcacttttgtttgggacattttataaaaaaaacaataactaattGCTAGTAGTTGCTCAGTTATTCAGAGCAAAGGGAAGCAGCTTTGTGAGTCTATTTAAGGATGACTATTTAAACTCAGTCACAAGGTaagcaaaacatttcaaaaagggATGCTGCTGTattacaaataaagaaaaagaacgTTTTCATTACTTTACTAAATAGTGATGTATAAAAATGTACTAATGTAAGTCATTGAGGGGACAGTTGCCCTGCATTTGACCCATCTGTAACATTTAAAGAGccctattatgcttttttggATTTGTCCCATCATTTAGTGTTATAGTTTTTGTGTATGGAATAGATCTATAAAGTAATAAAGTATTTTCACTCCAATTCTCTCCCACAGACAGTACTTTTCTCAACTGCATGGATACAGCTTGCGCAagtcccttttttaaatgacctcaattatgttgtttttccccATTGCATGGTACCTACTTGACTctacttttttggttttccattacaaaaaaaaagtccctggtacctgctaacggGTATTTTTTTTAGGACCACATTAGTCAAGGTTCCAAGCAAGTAGAGGcgaaaggtgacgtgaaaacctgcagactagtGATTGGTCAGCAAatcgtcactattcactgcgtcatcgttgctagcaacagacaggagtatcctgaacaaacccgccgtgtttaaatagtttagctggaggctgcctccagcttctttagaagctaaatttgtcttctgtctgtggcaaacagccacatgccgagaatcgaAAAATacacacctttgacgttctgcgtgtgtgtgtgtgtgtgtgttacgttAGGTCACAGCAgtgacgaccagccacggctcGCCTCACGCACTAATCTACAATAGAAAAAGAAGGACAGCAAGCCCATCCGTTCAGTGGCCTGTTTGAATTtgattgaccaatcagagcagagcgGGCTTTTTAGGAAGGTGGGCCGAGAGCTCAGACAGACTATTTTAGGCTAGAAGCACTGCATCAATGGACAGTAtgataaagatgttttttgaacatcaatGCTTGTAAACATATTCTATGAGACCGCAAGAGTACTAATGTGATGCTGAAAAGCAGTATAATAGGTTCTCTGTTAGCAGCAGCGGTGAGCAGCAGAACAGCATCCCTGTACCAACTCCAGGTGTGaggctttaacttccactgttgatcactgccatttcttaattacatcaTATTGGCATCTggaaacgctttgctatcttctcatagccttctcctgctttgtgagcgtcaactattttcagtttcagttttctagacaactgcttagaagaacccatggttctgattgttggggcaaggtcagatgagtctgggcatttaaaaccttaatattgacatcacctggtcctTCCAGgtgatgattgagaacaatccatgacactgtcaggtctcagctttccaaaggtgcatgctataaactctgcagggtgcccaaacttttgcagacaccattttttggttttattttaaaagtgtaaatgatggaaataaaattaactttgtgtgacatattatatgattgtctaatctgtcatttgatgccttttggagattttttcaaTCTGTTCTTGGCTccttaatgcacattaatacaaatttttacctggggtgcccaaactttcaagccccactgtatgtatgATTTTAGCGTTCTACCCTCCCCTGAAATTTGCCATCTATCCACAAACAGGCAAAGGttgatattttaacatttttgaaatattttattttcttttttgtctgaaaTCACAGCCATATATTCATAAATACCTAATTACTACATTCAACAAAGaatatattacattacaatgaattcaaacaagtacattttaaaaacaggattTCACAGCATCTAGACATCCTCCACTGAGTATGGGCTATTGCATGGGCGTGCGTGGTGTGAAACACAGGGTGGCTGGGTAAGGGGCTCACTGTACTGCACCTCCCTCCCCAGGTCATTGGCAGCCTACCTCAGCATTCCTATTCTGCTCTGTAAAAATGACAGACTACATTCTGTATCCACCTGCTCCTCTGAACTGGATTGGGCCTCATTAACTTATAAAAAGGTGTCATGATTAAATCGGTTTTCAGAGATGCGTTTAGAAAAAAGAATTGGGTACGTACTTAAAATACGTACGTAATTGGGTCGGTACTTGGCATGCACATAATTGAAAGGTGTGAGACATACAGTAGACACTTAGATGTAAAGTCCCTGATCACTGGTGGTATGTGTAGAATGTCACGTGGACTGCAACTCATTCACATGCTCCCAAATTCTTGAGGCACTTAtgaataatatactgtatttaggGTGTAGCTGTTCTTTAGTCTTTATAACTTAACTTTCTACaagttttcattttacttttttttttttttttacgttgaAATACTGACATCCCCCATTCTTTCTACACCCACTGTCCCTCTGCCATAGCTTCATCAGCCCCTTAAATTCTAAACAATGATCTCATCCCTTTGCTGGCCTTTGGGGTCTTTAATTGCACATACAACCAAAGGCTGAGGCAACATGAGTTACGTAGAAGGTAGAAAGTCAGTGTAAAACATTTGGCTGAATCTCAAAGCAGAGCTGACGAGGAAGATGAATTGCAGGCCGAGGTTGTCAACGGGTAGGAGGCCAGgtaaat
The Etheostoma cragini isolate CJK2018 chromosome 1, CSU_Ecrag_1.0, whole genome shotgun sequence genome window above contains:
- the gins2 gene encoding DNA replication complex GINS protein PSF2 isoform X2, yielding MGDLGPFNPGLPVDVPVWLALNLKQRQKCRVVPPAWMDVEKLEEMRELERKEETFTPVPSPYYMELTKLLLNHASDNIPKADEIRTLVKDIWDTRIAKLRLSADSFISQLEAHAKLDNLTLMEINTIRAFLLDSLNCMYKLRSNLQPGSSKGQFTDY
- the gins2 gene encoding DNA replication complex GINS protein PSF2 isoform X1, giving the protein MDSSEVEFLAEKEMVKIIPNFSLDRIYLIGGDLGPFNPGLPVDVPVWLALNLKQRQKCRVVPPAWMDVEKLEEMRELERKEETFTPVPSPYYMELTKLLLNHASDNIPKADEIRTLVKDIWDTRIAKLRLSADSFISQLEAHAKLDNLTLMEINTIRAFLLDSLNCMYKLRSNLQPGSSKGQFTDY